A segment of the Anopheles cruzii chromosome 2, idAnoCruzAS_RS32_06, whole genome shotgun sequence genome:
actcgagcaaaaatgatcaaGGCACCAAATccaagcctactacaccaataaaaacgtgtagaatttgctaaactgaacatggaacgtcggtgggacatggtatctttcggttttcttctgctctttcaagagcatattttgtatcaaaagaacctattccgttttctggttttttcgtataggtgatcttttctgatgaaaaaaaggttaatttggatgggcttgatggtctaacaggctactggcgagatttacgCAAAGATCCAGAGTACTTCTCAACCCGTAACTTTGGAGAAGGATCTCTGATGGTGTAGTTTGAgttttgctctgcgggcaAGCTCAGtctggcttttacatcttgtaaaatgAATTCTAACGACTACATCCAGATTCTAGAAGATGGTCTGATCCTGTTTACAGCTGAAAACCGCTgaaaaaattagtttttcaacaagataatgctagcattcacaccagttcgataactcgaacatggtttgctacccataaaatcaatttgcttAGGTGGCCAGCGCGAATTCCGGATCCAAAtccagttgaaaatgtctggggAATATtggttagacaaatttatgcggataggaagcaatacagctctattaatgagcttaaagcatccattttggaagcttgggaacacatggaccgaaaaatattgaaaaacctggtaaacagtatgacaaacagaattttccaagtcattcagcgatcagagaagccaactgactattaatcctcataataaatactgagacttgaaaaaaatccacgcatattgatcattttattaggtgcggctatagaaagttgacagtgcttatatcgtatttggtcgataaaaagctagaaatcataaaacttcaatccaaccaaaagggtttattcataattttgcctacttaaaaaagtcccaaaagcagaagttgaatcggaaagacggtttcgaagatacgttgaaaacgtgggtgcggctatagaaagttgacagagtgtaggAGCTCTGTTGGCTTACTAGAAGCATCACGAGCGGGAAGTAGGTCACACTTTGGGATGCAAAGTTAAACAAAAAGCCGTCCCAAAAGTACAAAGAGAAACTTTAGTTAGAGTAAAGCAATGTAATGGAGAATGTATGGAAAGTCAGTTAATACATGAAAGTAAAATACATATAACCTATATTCAAAACATCTGCACAACTACTgcgttgttcaataagttttgagcttcgataagaaaaccgCAATTTTATGGTCTACACTTTATcattcagtatggtctccctgaacatcaatacacttgttccaaagagatttcaatttatgaattccatccctgtGGTGAGAATCTGTAAAGACTACAAAATACAATTCTACACTTCatatgacctcatcatttgatgaaaaaagcATTCCACGCATGCATTTTtaaggtctggaaacagatggaagtcgctagcTAAGGGTTGCTGGTGAATACGTTGGAATAAGTCTGATGAATACgttggatgctccaacaattcgaactaATCGGATtcggaatttattgttttaccagcTTGCAAGtattccacaaacaaaattcctttcgcatcccaaaaaactaatgctaacaccttcttTACCGACTACTGGACAGGAACTCAtttcgaagccgaagaaccaggttcacaccactctttagcctcttgttttgactcagggtcatggtgatagaccctTAAGTTTCATCCATACTGGTAAGTCGAAGCACAAAATCTACTTTATCCTTTCAAAAAAGTTCTAAATGaagccgagaaagttgcactCGAaggcgtttttgttccatttttagcgaatgcggcacccattttgcaaacagctttcaggaacctAAAACTTAAATccaaatattggttatactgctcaataagaTGGCTAGACCTTATACTAAttctctttcagtcactccACGATTTTCTAATACGAAATCTTGCATTTTTCCTACAATTCCGCCCTCTGTTActgaagctcaaaacttattgaacagcctgggGTACTTATCGATCCGTGTGATACAAGAACAAAAAACTCCAATAGAATTAGGTTACCAAAAAGTCCCTTTTTCCGTGGCAATGGTAAGTGCGTAAGTTGCACAAGCTGTTCACACATCACACTGGCGTTAAATGgaacgatcaaacgatcgggTTCGAACCTCTCAAACCAACGCCGTCAGCTAACCGttcccacaacacacaccgaaaccgaaccgggcaTAAAAATCACCATAAGCTGGTCGGACAAAGACATCGGAGATTGCCGGGCGTCGATACGAGTGTACGTACGTGTTCCGAGTTCCAACATGTAAATCCGCTGTTGTTACAACTGTTTCCGCTGGTTGGTCAAGAAAGCTGTGCAAACGTCTGCCGCGACTAGTtttgtggtgtgttggtggtgttgacCCGCCTTCGTTAATCGCTGTTGTCacttttttaaatatcttcTAGTAGAGGCGCGTGAGGCACCCTGTGCCGAGCCTCGGTCCCTTATCATGCGCAGCTCACTATCGAGCGCTCTATCGCGCGGTACCGTCGTTTGTAGTACGATATCGTCCTCCGTCCACGGGACTTGCGCTCGTGCTACCGTGTTATAAACTGACCTGTCCGTCACCAGGCACGGGGACCCTCAGTTCGCAACGTGCACTGCCAGCATGCGGCATGCGGTGCGTATCGGTTCCGCACGCTTCACCGTCCCGAGACGCTCCGTCCTGACCGTGCTCGTGCTGGGTCTGGCAACGTTCGGCCTGGTTTTCTTCTACCTTCCGTACAACGTCAGTGTGTCGCTAACATCGAAGCTGCTGCTTGCACCGGTCGAAGACGAAGGATCGAATCAGCCGGCACCTCTGTCCGGTGGCGATGTGGCACCAGACGTGACAACCACCGAGGTGGCCTTGACGCAGGCTACGGAGCAGCCCAGTGGCAATGGATCTCGCGCTGTTCCGGAGGAAGCGCCGAACCCGAAGGATCAGGGTTTCCGGTTCACCTACACGACCCTCGGGTTGGATCCACGGCTACCGGTGCCTCCCGGGGATATGGGTGAGGCGGTGAAAGTGAATCTCTCCGACCCCGAGATCGCCGCGATGATCGGCGAGGGTATGAAGCGCCAGGGCTTCAATCAGTACTCGTCCGACATGATGTCCGTGCGGCGCCGACTTCCCGAGATCCGTGATCCGTGGTGCGCGGAACCGGGCCGCTTTCTGGCCAATCTTCCGGCGAcgtcgatcgtgatcgtgttctTCAACGAGGcgtggtcggtggtgctgcggaCCATCCACTCCGTGCTGGACCGGTCACCGCCCCAGCTGATCAAAGAGATTGTGCTCGTCGACGACTGTTCCTCGTTACGTGAGTAGAGAGTcgcatgtgtttgtgtgtggtatATTGGTTAAGGCAATCCAGCCAccgttcgtttttcgtttccgcAGCCAACTTAAGGGCCGAACTGGATGAGTACTTTCGGCCGTACCAAAAGGTGCGCGTAATCCGGGCGCCGAAGCGGTTGGGACTGATCAGGGCCCGGATTTTCGGTGCCAAAAACACCACCGCCGACCTCATCACGTTTCTGGACGCACACGTCGAGTGTACCGTCGGTAAGTACTTTCTGTGATCCCTCTGGGTTTCAAGTTCTTCACCTGCAGGACCACCgttgtttcggttcgttcgcaGGTTGGTTGGAGGCGCTGATCGATGTCGTAGCCCGTAACGCCACGACGATCGCCATCCCGACGATCGACTGGATCGACGAGAAAACGATGGCGCTCATCTCGGACAAAGCGCCCATCTTCGTCGGGGCGTACGATTGGGACCTCAACTTTGGCTGGTGGGGTCGCTGGTCGCTGCACAAGAAGTACGAGAACAAGATTGTGCCCTTCGATACGCCCGCGATGGCCGGTGGGCTCTTTACGATCCAACGAGCGTTCTTCGAGCGGCTCGGCTGGTACGACGAGGGATTCGACATTTACGGCATCGAAAACATTGAACTGTCGATCAAGAGCTGGATGTGCGGCGGGAAGATGGTCACGGTGCCTTGCTCGCGGGTCGCGCACATCCAGAAGGCCGGCCATCCGTACCTGAACAACGAGAAGAGGGACGTGGTACGGTCGAACACGATCCGGCTGGCCGAAGTGTGGATGGACGAGTATAAGCAAGTGATCTTTGACATCCACGGCATACCGCACTACCTGGAGGACGAGTTCGGCTCGGTCGCCGAGCGGAAGGCGGTCCGCGAGCGGGCCAACTGCCGAGACTTCCGGTACTACATCGAAACGGCGTTCCCCGAGATGCACAGTCCGTTCATCGAGGGTTCGTTCCGGGGTGAGATTCACAACACCGTCCTGGGAGATGGTATGTGCCTCGAGTGGCGCTCGGCCGAGGCGTACCTCGGAATGTCAGCGTGTGACGGGAAGCAAAAGACCCAGTACTGGACGCACAACTACTACGAGGAGCTGAACAGCTACCGGAACTGTATCGACTTCACCGGCAGCTATCTCGGCGTGTACGGgtgccaccggggccggggcaaTCAGGCGTGGAAGGTGCACAAAGACACGGGTCTGCTGGAGAGCGTGAAGTACTCCAAGTGCCTGGCGCTCAACCTCGAAACGAACACCACGCTGAAGATGGAGGAGTGTGATGCGAAGCGGGATGCCCAGCGGTGGATCCTAAACTTCACCGTAATCGACGTGTCGCCGTTCAAAGGCAGTCGCTAGAAGCGCACGGTCACCGTTTCCTGGCCACTAATCTCGTGCCGGGGTGGCCCGCGGTTTAGCTACGGCATATCTCAGAGCCAACCGACGCCGTGCTCTATATAACCTCCCAAAAGCGCCCTAGCTGAATCGATAGCCGCCGCTTATCTGGCTGATAAAACCGGCTCGATTGCACCGTTACtcagtgttgttgtttgttgtagGCGACCACGTTTTACAACGTGGCCAACCCAGGCCGACCACCTATCGCGGGTGCTTCGCTCGGTCCAGATCCAAGTGGCCGTTTTAAAGGTGTCCGAAAGCGACTCCTACTGAAACTCTATTTATAGGCTAACGACTTCATCCCCTCCGAGAGCGCACCACCGTGATCTTATCGGTTGAGAACTAGCGGAGGACGTGCATTCCAGTTCAGCTCATGACAATCACCTTGTAAATAAAGCCATTAAGTGATGATGAAACCCTGAAAAACGCCTATTTCTGGTACTTCGTTAGCCGGTCAAGGTCACACGTTTCCCGCTGCCttcggcaaaaagaaaagttgCTATTTTTGTCGGGCTGACCCGGTCCAGTATCGGCCGGAAATGCTTGTGTTTGCAAAATTGCTCCACCAACGCAAAATGAGGCATACAAAGCAAAAATCGCGAAACGGAACTCGAGCCCAATAGATAACGCCTGCAGTCGGTGTCATTTTTGCACATCGCTTCAAACGGACACCAGACTGTCGTCCGCGGGACGATAATGGGCAGATAAAATGAAACTAGAAACGGTGGTCCAAATACCGAACAGCGGGCGCCCTCTTTAATTGATGACGATGTGTACCGCGTTCCTTATCGGACAGTTCAAGTGGGTGGTCGGTGACATGAGGGTTGCGCTTCCATGATTGATTGGATTTGAAGCGTTCCCTTGAGCTACGCCGCTCCGGAAGCGTTCGACGGGCGGAAAGAGACCACGCAGTGAACTCATTCTTCACTAAACAGTTTGGGATAATCTTGACTGGCCGTCGAATCATTACTTTCACTCCAAATGGCCACCACACTGTCGCGTCTGATAAAATGGACAAAGCATGTGTACCTTATGCTCTCGGGCGATACCGCAGAATGGCTATGCTGGGTCACGTTCACTCGCTATCGCTCGTTCGGCTATTTAGTGTCACAGTTATGCGGCGTTGGAAGTGACTTCGTGTTGAGGCCATTCGGAGAGTTGGTGAGGATCGAAGCAGGCTTCAGGAAACAGATCCACCAAGTGATCATCAATTTCACTTACTTTCGCCATAATCTGTTTTTGCCCTGACCAATGTGATCTTGCTTCTGCTTGACATCTTTTTCCTCAACTATGAGAAGTTCtttaaaaattgaataattaaacatAATACGTAAAATGTCACAAACTGTTAACCGGGACCTTTCGTGATCCCACGTATTTCATTCGTGAAAAAGTGGACCCCGTAACATCGAACCATCATGCGCAACAACCCAAGTCAACCACTTCTGGCCCAATTCTACACCGGTGTCAAACAAACTTTCTATCACCGGTTTCAGTCTTGAGGCCGAACAGCTGTGCCAACAGGCGGTAAAGAAACACCTCACATTGTGTCGATGCAGCACCGCGTGAAAGGTACTCAGTTCAGGGCGTGCATCTGAAAACTGTTCAATATTCATGGAGCGCGGCGGTGAGGGGGCCGCCACGATTCTTGGTACCCCGTTTTGCAACCGCGACCATCGCGATTCGGAGTCTCCAACAGCCTCCATTGACGCCTCGAGAGCCGCCTTGACACGATGCGCAAGAGCAACCGCAAAACTTTCGCGATAGCCCTGTGTTTGCTGACCCTGCTGGGGTACCTGCTCCTGAACGTGTTCTACAGTGGCACCGGTGACGCGCGACGTGACCACAATCTTGTGCCAAAAATTAGTTACCAGACTGTGGGCAATGAATCTGTCGCGACCGTTCgtacatcgtcgtcgtcgatcggtaCGACGCTGTTCAAGTTTGTCTACAGTACGCTCGGGCTCGATCCACAGGATTCGACTCCACCGCCGGGTGACATGGGAAGTGCAGTGACTAACGATCTCAACGATACGGAAGTGGCCCGATTGGTCGAGCAAGGTCTGTGGGATCAGGGTCTAAATCAGTACTCGTCCGATCTGATGGCTGTGAGACGAAGGTTGCCCGAGGTACGGGATGCCTGGTGCCGGGAACCGGGCCGTTTTCCAGCGAACCTTCCGCCAGcatcgatcgtgatcgtgttctACAACGAGCCGTGGTCTGTGTTGGTGCGCACCGTACACTCCATCCTGGACCGCTCGCCACCGGAACTGATTCACGAAGTGTTGCTCGTTGACGACTTCAGTTACCTACGTGAGTGGCACTCGAGTGGCAACATCTATCACGAAAAGGGTGGCTCATGATCGACATTCTCCTTTTTAGCACACCTCAAGACGCAGCTGGACGACTACTTTGCCCCCTTCAGCAAGATACGCATTATACGGGCACCGAAGAGGCTAGGTTTGATCCGTGCCCGAATGCTGGGAGCTCAAAGTACGTCAACGGAGCTCATCACATTCTTGGACGCACATGTAGAAGTTACCGTAGGTTTGTACCGGCCTTACGCAGCGAGTAGCGATCGAGACAGGTAACAGATATTCTAACTTCTGACACTTCAGGCTGGCTCGAGGCGTTGCTAGATGTGGTGGCTAACAACTGGACTGTCATTGCCTTGCCCACGATCGATTGGATCGACGAACATACGATGCGCTATCGGTCCGGGGAAGCACCCGCGTTCATCGGTGCGTACGATTGGGATCTCAACTTTGGCTGGTGGGGCCGATGGTCGATGAAAAAGCAGTACGAAAACAAGATGGTGCCGTTCGATACAGCCGCCATGGCAGGGGGACTGTTTGCGATCAATCGGACCTTCTTCGAGCGGCTCGGCTGGTACGACGAGGGATTTGACATTTACGGCATCGAGAACATCGAGCTGTCGATCAAGAGCTGGATGTGCGGCGGGAAGATGGTCACCGTGCCGTGTTCGCGCGTAGGACACATCCAAAAAACGGGTCATCCGTACCTATCGAAGGAGAGCAAGGACGTGGTCCGCGCGAACTCGATCCGCATGGCGGAGGTGTGGATGGACGAGTACAAAGGTATCATTTTCGACATCTACGGCATTCCGCGGTACTCGGAGGAAGAGTTCGGTTCCATTGACAGCCGGAAGGCCGTACGGCAGAGTGCCGGATGTGAGCCGTTCCGGTACTATCTGGAAAATGCGTTCCCCGAGATGCACAATCCACTGGTGCCGGGAGCATTTCGGGGGGAGGTACACAATGGGGCGCTCGGTAACGAAACCTGCTTGACGTATCGGACCGATCGCTACTTCATTGGCATGGCACCGTGCGATCATCTGGAGAAGAGTCAATTCTGGACGCACAACTACTACCAGGAGCTGAACAGCTATCGCAACTGCATCGATTCGAACGATGATGGGCGCATTGCCGTTTATCCTTGCCACCGGAGTCGCGGAAATCAGGCGTGGAAGTACCTGGTGGAGAGCCAACAGATACGGCGAGCGTCGAACGATACGCACTGCCTTTCGGTGGATCTTAAAACGAACGTTAGTTTGATTATCGAGGCTTGCGACGCGACGCTAGCGCAGCAAAAGTGGGAAGTCACGTTTGTCCACCTGGATGTGTCGATGTTGATTGAAGTACAGAAGTCAGTATGAACATGCGTGCAGAATGGAACAGAGAGGACCACAAACGAATGCCTTCTTGTCTGGACTGTCCCATCCCTATCACTTTCTGTATTTAAACACGTGCCAAAAACccgccaacaacaataaatgcCTGTTCCACCTGAAAGGCCTCCATTGTTCAAAACGACAGATGATCGTACGTTCATTTTATCTATTACGTCATCCGGTTGTTGGACGTATCGCCATCACGGTTGGTACGCACGGTTTCAGAAAAGACATACAGCTCGCCATGGCTGCAACACACTTTTGGTGCTGCGCTTTGAAAGTTCTGGTGGCGATCCTTATCTTCGCGAACGTGCTTTACTATCGGTTCAGTGACTGGTACTACGTCACGGTTTTGACCAATGGCCCTTCGCAAAAGATATCGTTCTTCGGCAGGCAAGACGCTGTAAACTATTCCTCACTCCCTGGCCATTTGGGGTCCGCGGTGGAGTTTGATTTTTCGGACCAAGCGATAGCGTCTCTCGTGAGCGGAAGCATCGAGCGTTACGGATTCAACGAGTACGCCTCGGCGTTGATACCCCTCCGCCGGGTGCTGCCAGATCTTCGCGATCCATGGTGTGAAGGTGACCGTGTGCAGCGCCAACGGCTGCCCCCGAcggcgatcgtgatcgtgttctACAACGAACCGTGGTCTGCGCTACTTCGGACCGTGCACTCGGTGCTCGATCACTCGCCGGTCGAACTGGTCCAAGAAATTGTGCTCGTTGATGACTTTTCGTCTTTCCGTAGGTTTCCGTAGAAGACATTTTCGAGCGGAAACAATCAAGTGACGTAATGGCTTTCCTTTGGACAGCTTTTTTGCAGAACGAACTCGAAGAGTATTGGCGTCCGTATCCGCAGGTTCGCATCATTCGTGCTCCCAAGCGGCTGGGATTGATCAGGGCGAGGATCCTGGGAGCCAAGAGTACCAGGGCTCCGTTACTCACGTTTCTGGATGCGCACGTTGAGTGTACCACCGGGTGGTTGGAGCCGTTGCTAGATCAAGTGGATCGCAATGAAACTACGATCGCCGTGCCACTGATCGATAGAATCGATGACAACGATCTACAACTTATCGTGAACGTGTCGTCCCAACTGGTTGGTGCGTTCGAATGGGACCTCAACTTTGGCTGGTGGCAACGTTCGATGTTGCCAGCCCGAAATTCGGTCGACCGTGCTCCGTACGAACCCTTCGAGTCACCGGCGATGGCAGGCGGtctattttccatttcacgcCGCTTTTTCACCCGCCTCGGTTGGTACGATGAAGGGTTCGGTGTGTATGGTATGGAAAACGCCGAACTGTCCATCAAAAGCTGGATGTGCGGAGGACGCATAGTGGCCGTGCCCTGTTCACACGTCGCACACATACGCAAAAGTTCCCATCCGTTCATCGGAGCGGCGCAACAGAATGTTACGTTCCTGAACTCGGTTCGCGTGGCCGAAGTCTGGATGGACGAGTACAAGCGGGTCGTGTTTGACGCGAACGGCATTCGGCGATACACGGAGGAGCTGTTTGGATCCGTGGCCGATCGGAAGGCAGTTCGGGCTGGTGCCGGGTGTCGCACGTTTCAGTACTATCTCGAGCGGGCCTACCCAGAAATGCCGTCACCGATTGTCCCGGGACAGTTCCGTGGCGAGGTTCGCAATGCGGCGCTTGGTAATGGAACGTGCTTGACGGTGCGTTCGCTGGGAAACACACCCACCATGGAAGATTGCGGTCAGCAGAAACCAGCACAGTTTTGGGCCCACAACTTCTACCAGGAGCTCAACAGTTATCGACGATGTTTGGAAGCAGAACCTGTTCTGAAGATCACAGCATGCCACCGCCATCGCGGTTCACAGGCGTGGAACTACAATCCGGATAGCATGCAACTGCGGAGTATCCCCAAGCAACAGTGTCTTTCGATAGTCAGCGTGACAGATAACCGCACGGAATTGACATTGGAACCGTGTGAGGAACACAAACTGGCACAGCAATGGTACGCACAGCTGACGGAGTACGGGTTTTGGAAACAACTTCAATAAAGCCAACGTTCAGCAACCGTTCGCGTATAAATATTCGCGTACTGCTGTACTCCTTCAAAAATGAAAGACGAAGAGCTACGGTGCATTATCAGCAGTTTGGTGCATCATCAACAGTTTGGTCCAAGGCAGACGTGAGCCAAGAAATGTACCCGTCAGGCGATATGGGCTCACCGGTGCTGCTCCACCAAAGGGACCCCGAAGCAGTGGAAATGGTTAAATTGCTGCTGGATCACCCTCCGACCAGTCTACAGCACGAGATTCCGTGCGGATCTATGTAAAAGATTGTTTAAACGCTAGATTTTAAATTCAAGATCCATTGAatgattgaatgaaaaattattaattgaTGAAATAGAAAGAAACATCGATAACTAATTTGCACATCTTGCGCCGCACCAGCGTATTGAAGTAGTCCGCAGAAATAAGTTATCTGCCTTAATCTAAGTTACCTGTGAGCTGTGACAAACATCGTGTGGTGATTTCATGCAACAACCGTAACGTAACTTCTTCCACCGATTCGAACGTAGTGCACTGTAACGAAAGGTAGGCGATGCCATGTGATTCAATGtcgaaaccacaaaaaaaaacagacactcGCTCCGTTACCATCCGGATCGTGTTGAATAACGTGCCATTGTTAACGGCAGTGTTACGTAGGTGCACGCATTCTTAGCTACCAAATTAAGCGGTGGATTCAAACAACGTTACGTCATAAAGAGCTTGTTGAGCTCGTATCAGGATCAAGCACAGCTGAAGGAACAATTTCCTGGCTTGCATCTCTGCAGATGTGTCATAGAATAAACGTCCGTCGAAACAGATGCCAAAGGCAAGTAGTTCGGAGTCGACAAAGACGGACGGTGCAGCAGTTTAGTTTTGTTGATCATGCTTAACAGACGATACACACGCTATTTACTGTCACTGCTGGCTTACCTTTCGCTGTTCTCCATAGCGCTACACTTCTACAAGCTGTACCTCAGCAGTTTGCGATGTGCGGATCGTGCGTTAGGTATGGAacgcaaatgaaacaaaacggaaaagaaactcTCGTCTAATAACAACGGGATCTCGCTTAGCTGATCGTCCCGGCGATATGGGACAACCCGTGCGAATAGAACTGACGAACGAGACGCAAATGCTGGTGAGTGAAGGATTGCGCACTCTGGGCTACAACCAATACGCTTCCGATCTAATGTCCCTTCGGCGACGCCTGCCGGACTTACGGGCTCCGTGGTGTAGAAAACAAACTCCACTCCCCGCTAATTTACCACCAACATCCATCGTGATCGTGTTCTACAACGAGGCCTGGTCTGTGCTGTTGCGTACGGTACACTCGATACTCGATCGTACGCCCGACCGCTTGATCGAGGAAATTGTGCTAGTGGACGATTTCTCAACCGCCGGTAAGCCTATGTTACCTATGCAACGGAAAGGATTGACAATGGCAGGTCAAATTCGTAGGTCATTTGAAAACTCGTCTGGATGAGTATTTCATGAGCAATCCCAAAGTGCGCATCTTGCGCGCCGATCGAAGGTTGGGATTGATATCGGCCAAAGTGCTGGGCGCGAAAGCAAGCACGGCCAGCGTTATCACCTTTCTGGATGCACACGTTGAGTGTACGGAAGGTGCGTAGCTATCCCAACTCTTCTTTAAAAGCAGCAGCTAAAATACGATTCTTTTGCAGGATGGTTAGAGCCGTTGCTGAGTGAGGTGGCCAGTAACTTGACCACCATTGCCATcccgacgatcgatcgaatcgattgcTACACAATGCAGCTGGACAAGGATAGTGCTCCGGCGCTGATCGGAGCCTATCAGTGGGATCTTAATTTCGGGTGGTGGCATCGCACTGCTATGCACAAGCAGTACCCCCATCGGTACGTTCCGTTCGACACACCCGCCATGGCAGGGGGACTGTTTGTCATCGATCGTCGCTTCTTCCGACGGCTCGGTTGGTACGACGAAGGGTTCGAAATGTACGgcatcgaaaacatcgaacTGTCGATCAAGAGCTGGATGTGCGGTGGCCGAATGGTTATTGTGCCCTGTTCTCGCGTTGCACACATCGAGAAGGCTTCCCACCCGTACCTGAACAACGTCGGGAAAGATATAATCTTCAAGAACTCGGTCCGGCTGGCCGAAGTGTGGATGGACGAGTACAAACAGGTGATGTACGACGTGTACGGTATTCCCCGTTACTTCGAGAGCATTTTCGGTTCGATCGAGGATCGAAAGGTGCTGCGACAGCACGCGGCGTGCGGTACGTTTCGTGGTTACATCGAAACGGTTTTCCCGGAGATGATGAACCCGTTTGTGACGGGTGCTTTTCGCGGCGAAGTACGCAATGCCGCACTGCCTCACAATCGCTGTTTGACACGCGTGTGGGCTACCGGCCAGCTTACGATGGACGTTTGCGATGGAGCAGAACAACAGCAATATTGGACGCACAACTTTTATCACGAGCTAAACAACTACTCCTTTTGCCTGGAGGTTGCAGACGGAAAGCGTACGCGATCGGCGGTGCGCGTGAAACGGTGCCATCGGGAAGAACTAATGGGCAACCAACGATGGCAGCACTTGGTTACGACCGGACAGATAAGAAGCGAA
Coding sequences within it:
- the LOC128278772 gene encoding putative polypeptide N-acetylgalactosaminyltransferase 9, producing MRHAVRIGSARFTVPRRSVLTVLVLGLATFGLVFFYLPYNVSVSLTSKLLLAPVEDEGSNQPAPLSGGDVAPDVTTTEVALTQATEQPSGNGSRAVPEEAPNPKDQGFRFTYTTLGLDPRLPVPPGDMGEAVKVNLSDPEIAAMIGEGMKRQGFNQYSSDMMSVRRRLPEIRDPWCAEPGRFLANLPATSIVIVFFNEAWSVVLRTIHSVLDRSPPQLIKEIVLVDDCSSLPNLRAELDEYFRPYQKVRVIRAPKRLGLIRARIFGAKNTTADLITFLDAHVECTVGWLEALIDVVARNATTIAIPTIDWIDEKTMALISDKAPIFVGAYDWDLNFGWWGRWSLHKKYENKIVPFDTPAMAGGLFTIQRAFFERLGWYDEGFDIYGIENIELSIKSWMCGGKMVTVPCSRVAHIQKAGHPYLNNEKRDVVRSNTIRLAEVWMDEYKQVIFDIHGIPHYLEDEFGSVAERKAVRERANCRDFRYYIETAFPEMHSPFIEGSFRGEIHNTVLGDGMCLEWRSAEAYLGMSACDGKQKTQYWTHNYYEELNSYRNCIDFTGSYLGVYGCHRGRGNQAWKVHKDTGLLESVKYSKCLALNLETNTTLKMEECDAKRDAQRWILNFTVIDVSPFKGSR
- the LOC128278773 gene encoding putative polypeptide N-acetylgalactosaminyltransferase 9, with product MRKSNRKTFAIALCLLTLLGYLLLNVFYSGTGDARRDHNLVPKISYQTVGNESVATVRTSSSSIGTTLFKFVYSTLGLDPQDSTPPPGDMGSAVTNDLNDTEVARLVEQGLWDQGLNQYSSDLMAVRRRLPEVRDAWCREPGRFPANLPPASIVIVFYNEPWSVLVRTVHSILDRSPPELIHEVLLVDDFSYLPHLKTQLDDYFAPFSKIRIIRAPKRLGLIRARMLGAQSTSTELITFLDAHVEVTVGWLEALLDVVANNWTVIALPTIDWIDEHTMRYRSGEAPAFIGAYDWDLNFGWWGRWSMKKQYENKMVPFDTAAMAGGLFAINRTFFERLGWYDEGFDIYGIENIELSIKSWMCGGKMVTVPCSRVGHIQKTGHPYLSKESKDVVRANSIRMAEVWMDEYKGIIFDIYGIPRYSEEEFGSIDSRKAVRQSAGCEPFRYYLENAFPEMHNPLVPGAFRGEVHNGALGNETCLTYRTDRYFIGMAPCDHLEKSQFWTHNYYQELNSYRNCIDSNDDGRIAVYPCHRSRGNQAWKYLVESQQIRRASNDTHCLSVDLKTNVSLIIEACDATLAQQKWEVTFVHLDVSMLIEVQKSV
- the LOC128278774 gene encoding putative polypeptide N-acetylgalactosaminyltransferase 9 gives rise to the protein MAATHFWCCALKVLVAILIFANVLYYRFSDWYYVTVLTNGPSQKISFFGRQDAVNYSSLPGHLGSAVEFDFSDQAIASLVSGSIERYGFNEYASALIPLRRVLPDLRDPWCEGDRVQRQRLPPTAIVIVFYNEPWSALLRTVHSVLDHSPVELVQEIVLVDDFSSFPFLQNELEEYWRPYPQVRIIRAPKRLGLIRARILGAKSTRAPLLTFLDAHVECTTGWLEPLLDQVDRNETTIAVPLIDRIDDNDLQLIVNVSSQLVGAFEWDLNFGWWQRSMLPARNSVDRAPYEPFESPAMAGGLFSISRRFFTRLGWYDEGFGVYGMENAELSIKSWMCGGRIVAVPCSHVAHIRKSSHPFIGAAQQNVTFLNSVRVAEVWMDEYKRVVFDANGIRRYTEELFGSVADRKAVRAGAGCRTFQYYLERAYPEMPSPIVPGQFRGEVRNAALGNGTCLTVRSLGNTPTMEDCGQQKPAQFWAHNFYQELNSYRRCLEAEPVLKITACHRHRGSQAWNYNPDSMQLRSIPKQQCLSIVSVTDNRTELTLEPCEEHKLAQQWYAQLTEYGFWKQLQ
- the LOC128278775 gene encoding putative polypeptide N-acetylgalactosaminyltransferase 9; the protein is MPKATLHFYKLYLSSLRCADRALADRPGDMGQPVRIELTNETQMLVSEGLRTLGYNQYASDLMSLRRRLPDLRAPWCRKQTPLPANLPPTSIVIVFYNEAWSVLLRTVHSILDRTPDRLIEEIVLVDDFSTAGHLKTRLDEYFMSNPKVRILRADRRLGLISAKVLGAKASTASVITFLDAHVECTEGWLEPLLSEVASNLTTIAIPTIDRIDCYTMQLDKDSAPALIGAYQWDLNFGWWHRTAMHKQYPHRYVPFDTPAMAGGLFVIDRRFFRRLGWYDEGFEMYGIENIELSIKSWMCGGRMVIVPCSRVAHIEKASHPYLNNVGKDIIFKNSVRLAEVWMDEYKQVMYDVYGIPRYFESIFGSIEDRKVLRQHAACGTFRGYIETVFPEMMNPFVTGAFRGEVRNAALPHNRCLTRVWATGQLTMDVCDGAEQQQYWTHNFYHELNNYSFCLEVADGKRTRSAVRVKRCHREELMGNQRWQHLVTTGQIRSEKNGQCLAVTKGNPVIITLQPCDSSRSNQKWIVKFVKLDVSVFRHH